A single Drosophila ananassae strain 14024-0371.13 chromosome 3L, ASM1763931v2, whole genome shotgun sequence DNA region contains:
- the LOC6495693 gene encoding endoplasmic reticulum metallopeptidase 1, with protein MEEKTDKEIPVDTALIESLWVQKGHDRTQRPSWYYAPTFILLWVGIFYAVVIPLYNYLPDRVTFSEESWKPGQFVGERAQKQLYVYDRIGPKVTGSYANEITTVEFLVNEVEKVRAEMQTDLYELEVDVQSPTGSYVFVDMVNMYQGIHNVVVKLSPKGSPSQAYLLLNSHFDSKPTSPGSGDDGTMVVVMLEVLRQMAISRTPFQHPIVFLFNGAEENPLQGSHGFITQHKWAPNCKAFINLEVGGSGGRDLLFQSGPNNPWVMKYYKEHIKHPFATTMAEEIFQSGILPSDSDFRIFRDFGNIPGLDIAQIQNGYVYHTPFDTYEAVPGRAIQNTGNNILALVRAFSNASELLEESDDEGHAIFFDFLGLFLINYTETTGIVLNCLIGVISLVLVGCSIWRMSQQSEEQSLKDISISFLIILGLHVIGFLLCICLPLLMAIIFDAGDRSLTYFTSSWLVFGLYICPAIIGLVIPLSLYYTWKPDDKLSHPYHLQLSLHAHLVVFAFLALILTAMGFRSQYLSVISMIFYGGALLINLISKLHDKGYYWGIIVVVLQVLPFCYFCYLFYMFLVIFFPVLGRNGYNSNPDLFIALFCGLCTFFALGFAAQFINMFRWPKLILLGLGVVTFIFCMIAVSEVGFPYRAKTNVMRISCLHTRRYIYEYDGTLSLSDSGYYFDYQDRRALNPLKGSKLDLTGLAPVKQDCDKYVMCGIPCFYYSWCRWRDWAGWLPRKSEVIIPGQLNFEFLGKTVTESNQTARFEFQMSGPPHMNVFIQPLGSAEVSDWSFVKKMLDEPEEFQPPYQIFFSYGTDDTPLRFHIDIWKPDGDFDGPVLEIGAVGHFVSTDFERDAEARQFLADFPDYAHVMEWPSIFKRYVF; from the exons ATGGAGGAGAAGACTGATAAA GAGATTCCCGTCGACACCGCTCTTATTGAGTCGTTGTGGGTTCAAAAAGGACACGATcgcacccagcgaccgtcctGGTACTACGCCCCCACCTTTATTCTCCTCTGGGTGGGGATCTTCTACGCCGTCGTTATCCCGCTTTACAACTACCTCCCTGACAGAGTTACCTTTTCCGAAGAGTCCTGGAAGCCAGGACAATTCGTGGGGGAGCGGGCACAGAAGCAGCTCTATGTCTACGATCGAATCGGGCCCAAAGTTACGGGTAGCTATGCCAATGAGATAACAACTGTGGAGTTCCTGGTGAATGAAGTTGAAAAAGTCCGAGCGGAAATGCAAACTGATCTCTACGAGCTCGAGGTGGATGTGCAATCGCCCACAGGAAGCTATGTGTtcgtcgatatggtgaatatgtACCAGGGCATTCACAATGTGGTGGTAAAGCTGAGTCCAAAGGGCTCTCCTAGCCAGGCCTACTTGTTACTTAACAGTCACTTCGATTCAAAGCCCACAAGTCCTG GCTCTGGCGATGATGGCACCATGGTTGTGGTCATGTTGGAGGTCCTGCGGCAAATGGCGATATCGAGGACTCCTTTCCAGCACCCTATTGTCTTCCTGTTCAACGGAGCTGAGGAAAATCCTCTCCAGGGTTCTCATGGCTTCATTACGCAACACAAATGGGCGCCGAACTGCAA GGCCTTTATCAACCTAGAAGTCGGCGGTAGCGGGGGACGTGATCTCTTGTTCCAGAGTGGTCCCAATAATCCATGGGTAATGAAG TACTACAAGGAGCACATTAAACACCCCTTCGCCACCACAATGGCCGAGGAGATATTCCAGAGCGGAATTCTTCCCTCTGACTCAGATTTTCGAATTTTTCGGGACTTTGGAAATATCCCCG GCCTTGACATTGCCCAAATTCAGAATGGATATGTCTACCATACACCCTTCGACACCTATGAGGCGGTTCCTGGGCGAGCTATCCAGAACACCGGAAACAATATCCTGGCCCTCGTCCGGGCCTTTTCCAATGCCAGTGAATTGTTGGAGGAG AGCGATGATGAAGGCCATGCCATCTTCTTTGACTTCTTGGGCCTCTTTCTTATAAACTACACGGAAACGACAGGAATCGTCCTTAACTGCCTCATTGGAGTGATTAGCTTGGTCTTAGTGGGCTGTTCTATTTGGAGGATGTCCCAGCAGTCGGAGGAGCAGTCGCTAAAGGATATATCCATCTCGTTTTTGATCATTCTGGGGCTGCATGTGATCGGGTTTCTGCTGTGCATCTGCCTGCCCCTGCTGATGGCTATTATTTTTGATGCCGGAGACAGATCACTGACCTATTTCACCAGCAGTTGGTTGGTGTTTGGCCTCTACATTTGTCCAGCGATTATTGGCTTGGTAATTCCCCTGAGCCTTTACTACACCTGGAAGCCAGAT GATAAACTTAGTCATCCTTATCATTTGCAACTGAGCTTGCATGCCCACTTGGTGGTCTTTGCCTTCTTGGCTCTTATTCTGACCGCCATGGGCTTCCGATCTCAGTATCTGTCTGTCATATCGATGATCTTCTACGGAGGAGCTCTTCTAATTAACCTGATTAGCAAGCTTCACGATAAAG GCTACTACTGGGGCATAATCGTCGTTGTCCTGCAGGTGCTGCCTTTTTGCTATTTTTGCTATCTTTTCTACATGTTTCTGGTGATATTCTTCCCGGTTCTGGGAAGGAATGGGTACAACTCGAATCCCGATCTTTTCATAGCCCTTTTCTGCGGCCTTTGCACCTTCTTTGCTTTGGGCTTTGCG GCACAATTTATCAACATGTTCCGCTGGCCAAAGCTAATACTCCTCGGCTTGGGCGTGGTTACTTTCATTTTCTGCATGATCGCCGTCTCGGAAGTGGGTTTCCCCTATCGGGCCAAGACAAACGTTATGCGAATCAGTTGTTTG CACACTCGCCGCTACATTTACGAGTACGACGGTACTCTGAGTCTCAGTGACTCAGGCTACTACTTCGACTACCAAGACAGACGAGCATTGAACCCACTCAAGGGCTCCAAGCTGGACCTTACAGGCCTGGCGCCCGTGAAGCAGGATTGCGACAAGTACGTCATGTGCGGTATTCCCTGCTTCTACTACAGTTGGTGCAGATGGAGGGACTGGGCCGGCTGGTTGCCTCGCAAGTCTGAGGTTATCATACCAGGCCAACTGAACTTTGAGTTCCTGGGGAAGACAGTCACAGAGTCGAACCAGACAGCGAGGTTCGAGTTCCAAATGAGCGGCCCACCTCACATGAATGTATTCATTCAGCCGTTGGGCTCAGCGGAGGTCTCTGACTGGTCCTTTGTCAAAAAAATGCTGGACGAACCGGAGGAGTTCCAGCCCCCCTACCAGATCTTCTTTTCCTACGGAACAGATGATACCCCATTGAGATTCCACATAGATATATGG AAACCTGATGGGGACTTTGACGGCCCGGTTCTGGAAATCGGAGCTGTGGGGCACTTTGTCAGCACAGATTTTGAAAGAGATGCGGAAGCTCGACAATTTCTGGCAGACTTCCCGGACTATGCCCACGTCATGGAATGGCCGTCTATATTTAAGCGCTATGTATTTTAA
- the LOC6495694 gene encoding endoplasmic reticulum metallopeptidase 1 yields MEKEPKKDIALEESFPLSFGKVQRRSFSWYYAPSFILLWVALFYAIVIPLYNRLPDRITVSQESLRPGEFVAERAQRQLHDFDRIGPKVVGSFANEVTTVAFLLDEVEKIRAEMNSDIYELEVDVQSPTGSYVFNEMVNMYQGIHNVVVKLSSKDSPSQSYLLVNSHFDSKPSSPGSGDDGTMVVVMLEVLRQMAISRTPFQHPIVFLFNGAEENPLQASHGFITQHKWAPNCKAFINLEVAGSGGRDILFQSGPNNPWLMKYYRKHAKHPFASTMAEEIFQSGILPSDSDFRIFRDFGNIPGVDIAQISNGYVYHTVFDTYEAVPGRSVQNSGNNVLALVRAFSNASELNETESDGSHAVFFDFLGLFFVYYTETTGIVLNCVIAVISLVLVGFSIWKMSKNSEEVSLKRISIWFSIILALHVVGFLLCICLPLLMAVLFDAGDRSLTYFTSNWLVIGLYVCPAVIGLVLPLALYFTLRPNEQLCHGYHLQLALHAHLVVMALLAIILTAAGLRSQYLCLISMIFYGGALLINLLSTLHDRGKYYWALIVTILQVLPFCYFCYAFYTFLVIFFPIMGRNGASTNPDLIIALTCGCCTFFALGFAAQFINIFRWPKLILLGLGVVTFIFCMIAVSEVGFPYRAKTNVMRVNCLHTRRIFYEYDGSVSHSDSGYYFDYQDRRALDPVKDSALNLTGLKAVKPDCDEYVMCGIPCFYYSWCRWREYDGWLTRESEVILPGELNFEFLGKTIFEVNRTARFEFQMSGPPHMNVFIQPVGSAEVSDWSFVRKMLDEPEEFEPPYQIYFSYGTDSTPLRFHIDIWKSDGDFDGPVLEIAGVGHFVNYDFERDAESRKFVSDFPNFVHVMEWPSIFKRYIF; encoded by the exons ATGGAAAAGGAGCCAAAGAAA GATATTGCTCTCGAGGAGTCTTTCCCGCTGAGCTTCGGAAAGGTCCAGAGGCGAAGTTTTTCCTGGTACTATGCGCCTTCATTTATTCTCCTCTGGGTAGCTCTGTTTTATGCCATTGTGATACCACTTTACAACCGACTCCCGGACAGGATAACCGTCAGCCAGGAGTCCCTGCGGCCAGGGGAGTTTGTGGCAGAACGAGCTCAAAGGCAGCTCCACGATTTCGATAGGATCGGGCCCAAGGTGGTTGGCAGCTTTGCCAACGAAGTGACAACTGTGGCGTTTCTATTGGACGAAGTGGAGAAGATTCGCGCTGAAATGAATAGTGATATCTATGAACTGGAGGTGGATGTCCAGTCGCCGACAGGGAGCTATGTGTTCAACGAAATGGTGAATATGTACCAGGGTATTCACAATGTGGTGGTAAAGCTGAGTTCCAAGGACTCCCCCAGTCAGTCCTATTTGCTAGTCAACAGTCACTTTGATTCGAAGCCCTCGAGTCCGG GCTCTGGAGATGATGGCACCATGGTTGTGGTCATGTTGGAGGTCCTGCGACAAATGGCGATATCAAGGACTCCATTCCAACATCCCATCGTGTTCCTGTTCAACGGAGCTGAGGAAAATCCCCTCCAGGCTTCCCATGGCTTCATTACGCAACACAAATGGGCGCCGAACTGCAA GGCCTTTATCAACCTAGAGGTGGCTGGTAGCGGGGGACGTGATATTCTATTCCAAAGTGGGCCCAATAATCCTTGGCTCATGAAG TATTATAGGAAGCATGCGAAACATCCATTTGCCTCCACGATGGCCGAAGAGATTTTTCAGAGTGGAATTCTACCCTCTGACTCAGATTTTCGTATTTTTCGAGACTTTGGAAATATACCCG GGGTGGACATTGCCCAGATTAGCAATGGTTATGTTTATCACACCGTGTTCGACACCTACGAGGCGGTGCCAGGACGATCTGTGCAAAACAGTGGAAACAATGTCCTGGCATTAGTACGGGCTTTCTCAAATGCCAGTGAATTGAATGAAACAGAG AGTGACGGTAGCCATGCTGTGTTCTTTGATTTTCTGGGACTTTTCTTCGTCTACTACACAGAAACCACGGGAATCGTATTGAATTGTGTGATTGCCGTGATAAGTCTGGTGCTTGTTGGCTTTTCCATTTGGAAAATGTCCAAAAATTCGGAGGAGGTGTCCCTGAAACGGATATCGATTTGGTTTTCCATTATCCTGGCCCTCCATGTGGTGGGATTCCTCCTCTGCATCTGCTTGCCCCTTCTAATGGCTGTCCTGTTCGATGCCGGAGACCGTTCCTTGACTTATTTTACCAGCAATTGGTTGGTGATCGGCCTCTATGTGTGTCCGGCCGTTATTGGCCTGGTTCTTCCCCTGGCTCTTTACTTCACCTTGCGGCCCAAT GAGCAACTGTGTCATGGTTACCATTTGCAATTGGCCTTGCATGCTCATTTAGTGGTTATGGCTCTTCTGGCCATAATTTTGACTGCCGCGGGCTTACGTTCTCAGTACTTGTGCCTAATATCGATGATATTCTATGGGGGAGCACTTTTGATCAACCTGCTGAGCACTCTCCATGATCGCGGTAA ATATTATTGGGCCCTCATTGTCACTATTCTTCAGGTATTACCTTTCTGCTACTTTTGCTATGCTTTCTATACCTTTCTAGTGATATTTTTCCCCATTATGGGGAGGAATGGCGCCAGCACGAATCCTGATTTAATCATAGCCCTAACCTGCGGCTGTTGCACCTTTTTTGCTTTGGGATTTGCT GCAcaatttataaacattttccGATGGCCAAAATTAATCCTGCTAGGTTTGGGAGTAGTCACCTTTATCTTTTGCATGATTGCCGTTTCGGAAGTGGGTTTCCCCTATCGGGCTAAGACTAATGTGATGAGAGTTAATTGTTTG CACACGCGGCGTATTTTTTACGAGTATGACGGTTCTGTGAGTCATAGTGATTCCGGATACTACTTCGATTACCAGGATAGAAGGGCTCTGGATCCTGTCAAGGACTCTGCGCTGAACTTAACTGGTCTGAAAGCCGTAAAGCCAGATTGCGATGAGTACGTCATGTGCGGAATTCCTTGCTTCTACTACAGTTGGTGCCGATGGCGGGAATATGACGGATGGCTGACCCGCGAATCGGAGGTCATTCTGCCAGGAGAATTGAACTTTgaatttttgggaaaaactatttttgaggTCAACAGAACCGCCAGGTTCGAGTTCCAAATGAGTGGCCCACCTCACATGAATGTATTCATCCAGCCGGTGGGGTCAGCGGAGGTCTCCGACTGGTCCTTTGTGAGGAAAATGCTGGACGAACCGGAGGAGTTCGAACCCCCATACCAGATATATTTTTCCTACGGAACAGATAGTACCCCATTACGTTTTCACATTGATATTTGG aaatCTGATGGGGACTTCGATGGACCCGTCCTGGAAATTGCTGGAGTGGGCCATTTTGTTAATTACGATTTTGAACGAGATGCGGAATCTCGGAAATTCGTGTCGGATTTTCCAAACTTTGTCCATGTCATGGAATGGCCATCAATATTTAAACGCTACATTTTCTAA
- the LOC26514216 gene encoding endoplasmic reticulum metallopeptidase 1, with protein sequence MEEQDNKEVPLFEFLSLKRKKDDQKRMPWYYAPSFLLLWVALFYAIVIPLFNRLPDKVTISEESLRPGEFVGERAQKQLFDFDRIGVKYVGSTANEVKTVEFLVNEVEKIRSEMKSDLYDLDVDVQSSNGGYVLGRIRIYQGIQNVVVKLSSKNFPSDSYLLLNSHFDSKPSTPGSGDDGTMVVVMLEVLRQMAISETPFEHPIVFLFNGAEENGLMGSHAFITQHKWAANCKAYINLEVGGSGGRDLLFQSGPQHSWLMKYYKSYAKHPFATTLAEEIFQSGILPSDTDFRIFRDFGKIPGLDIAQAKNGYVYHTIFDTYQNVPGRSIQNTGNNILSLVQAFSNATELNEVEAYQNDGHSVFFDYLGLFFVYYTESTGIILNCIIGVLGLILVGWSLWRMSQKSEEVSLKQISIWFAIILVLHVIGVLLSICLPLLMAVMFDAGDRSLTYFTNNWLVLGLYICPAVIGLVLPLTLYYTLMPNRKLSYAYQIQMSLHAHLVLLTIIVFIATALGFRSEYSCLISLIFYSGALLINLLSKLHDKGFNWTLIVLCLQVFPFCYFYYLFYLLLVIFFPILGRSGSASNPDLIVALLCGCAVLSALGFSAQLINMFRWPKLILFGLGVVTFIFCMLAVSDVGFPYRAKTNVMRISCVHTRRIFYEYDGSVSHDDSGYYFNYQDRRGLNPLKDSALNLTGVVPVSSFCDDYVMCGVPCFAWCGWRERDGWLPRESEVIIPGEFYLKFLEKTVSEVNGTVRLSFQLYGAPHMNIFMQPVGSAVFRDWSFDRNMLDNPEKFELPYQVYLACGTDRSPLEFYIEMENPDKDYTVPVLELAVVGQFITYDYERDAESQRFVSEFPDFVHVTEWPAILKRYIF encoded by the exons atggaGGAGCAGGATAATAAG GAGGTTCCTTTGTTTGAGTTtctttcacttaaaaggaaaAAGGATGACCAGAAAAGAATGCCCTGGTACTACGCACCATCGTTCCTTCTACTTTGGGTGGCTTTGTTCTATGCCATCGTTATCCCACTTTTCAACAGACTCCCAGACAAGGTGACAATTTCCGAGGAATCCCTGAGACCTGGAGAATTTGTGGGGGAACGTGCCCAGAAGCAACTATTTGATTTCGATCGCATTGGTGTCAAATACGTTGGAAGTACTGCAAACGAGGTGAAAACTGTGGAGTTTTTGGTGAACGAAGTGGAGAAGATCCGTTCGGAAATGAAAAGTGATCTCTACGACCTTGATGTGGACGTACAATCATCAAACGGCGGCTATGTGCTGGGCAGGATCAGGATCTACCAGGGCATCCAAAATGTCGTTGTAAAGCTGAGTtccaaaaactttccaagTGACTCGTATTTGCTTCTAAACAGCCACTTTGATTCGAAGCCAAGTACACCGG GCTCTGGGGATGATGGCACTATGGTCGTGGTTATGTTGGAGGTTTTACGTCAAATGGCTATATCGGAGACCCCTTTCGAACATCCCATCGTGTTTTTGTTCAATGGAGCCGAAGAAAATGGACTTATGGGCTCGCATGCTTTTATTACGCAACACAAATGGGCAGCTAATTGCAA AGCCTATATTAACTTGGAGGTAGGAGGCAGTGGTGGACGAGATCTCCTATTCCAGAGCGGACCCCAACACTCATGGCTTATGAAG TACTATAAATCGTATGCCAAACATCCATTTGCCACAACATTGGCTGAGGAGATATTTCAAAGTGGAATCTTACCCTCCGACACTGATTTTCGAATATTTCGTGATTTTGGAAAGATTCCTG GTCTGGATATTGCTCAGGCCAAGAACGGCTACGTTTACCATACAAtctttgatacatatcaaaaCGTACCAGGAAGATCGATTCAAAATACTGGGAACAATATCCTGTCCTTGGTTCAGGCCTTTTCGAATGCAACAGAACTAAATGAAGTTGAG gCGTACCAAAATGATGGACACTCTGTATTTTTTGATTATCTGGGACTTTTCTTTGTTTATTACACGGAATCAACTGGAATAATATTGAATTGCATAATTGGCGTACTTGGTTTGATTCTGGTGGGATGGTCTTTATGGAGGATGTCCCAGAAATCAGAGGAGGTGTCTCTCAAGCAGATATCGATTTGGTTTGCCATTATCCTGGTACTCCATGTGATTGGAGTTCTTTTGAGTATATGTTTGCCCTTGCTAATGGCTGTAATGTTCGATGCTGGAGATCGATCTCTTACCTACTTTACGAATAATTGGCTGGTATTGGGTCTCTATATCTGTCCGGCAGTCATCGGTCTGGTCTTACCCCTAACACTCTACTATACTCTAATGCCAAAC AGAAAACTAAGCTATGCTTACCAAATCCAAATGAGTCTTCATGCCCACTTGGTGCTCTTGAccattattgtttttattgcgACCGCCTTGGGTTTTCGGTCGGAGTACTCGTGTTTAATATCATTGATCTTCTATAGTGGAGCCCTGCTGATTAATCTGCTGAGCAAACTACATGATAAGG GCTTCAATTGGACTCTGATTGTGTTGTGTCTTCAGGTCTTTCCATTTTGTTACTTTTATTATCTGTTTTACTTGCTCCTCGTTATATTCTTCCCCATTCTTGGTCGAAGTGGCAGTGCCTCGAATCCTGATCTCATTGTAGCCCTTCTGTGTGGCTGTGCTGTCCTTTCTGCCCTGGGATTTTCT GCACAATTGATTAATATGTTCCGATGGCcaaaattaattcttttcgGACTGGGAGTGGTTACTTTCATTTTCTGCATGCTTGCGGTATCAGATGTGGGCTTTCCTTATCGTGCGAAGACCAATGTGATGCGTATAAGTTGTGTG cacACGCGACGGATTTTCTACGAATATGATGGCTCTGTGAGTCACGATGATTCGGGCTACTACTTCAACTATCAGGACAGGCGGGGCTTGAATCCCTTGAAGGACTCCGCCCTTAATCTCACTGGTGTGGTGCCCGTGTCTTCCTTCTGCGATGACTATGTCATGTGTGGAGTTCCTTGCTTTGCCTGGTGCGGCTGGCGGGAGAGGGATGGGTGGCTTCCACGCGAGTCGGAGGTCATAATTCCAGGTGAATTCTATctgaaatttttggaaaaaaccGTCTCAGAGGTGAATGGAACGGTTCGACTCAGTTTCCAACTGTATGGAGCTCCGCACATGAATATATTCATGCAACCAGTGGGTTCTGCCGTTTTTAGGGACTGGTCCTTTGATCGAAATATGCTAGATAATCCGGAGAAGTTCGAGTTACCTTACCAAGTCTATTTGGCTTGTGGGACAGACAGAAGCCCCTTGGAGTTTTACATTGAAATGGAG AATCCTGATAAGGATTACACTGTGCCTGTCCTGGAGCTGGCAGTTGTTGGACAATTCATCACCTATGATTATGAACGGGATGCCGAGTCTCAGCGTTTTGTTTCGGAATTCCCAGATTTTGTGCATGTCACGGAGTGGCCAGCAATACTTAAGCGCTACATTTTCTAA
- the LOC6495695 gene encoding endoplasmic reticulum metallopeptidase 1, whose protein sequence is MEKPNEAFVEDNDLEHAETFPGLDEKSTLELTTQEEEFLNKASPVEAFNGLEKSTLQLATEKIDPEDGSYSDLREKNKSQKRLAWYYAPVYLLFWVGLFFAVVHPLFNHLPTGVKLEEESDLPNTFIAQRAESLLLKLDLMGPKIAGDYVTEVLMVELLLEEIEKVRQSMRSDLYDLEVDVQRSSGAFLHWQMINMYQGIQNVVVKLSCKSSNSSSYLLVNSHYDSKPSSVGTGDSEVMIVAMLETLRLMAISEEIFLHPIVFLFNGAEEQPFHGSHSFISNHRWAANCKALINLDSAGAGGREILFQGGPNHPWLMRHYKKSSKHPFATTMAEEIFQADLIPSDTDFRIFRDFGPVPGLDLAGCYNGFVYHTKFDRFKVISRGSLQNTGDNVYGLVRSLSNAEEMYDTAAHSEGHSVFFDYLGLFFVYYTESTGIALNISFSLGAILLVSLSLWRMSKVTDRRLGTYARSFGMQFLLAILGVLLALAFPLLMSVFYDAGNRTMTYFSNSWLVIGLFVCPSSIGLVLPSTLYLTLRPSEKIPHSYRVQIVGHAHCVLMAVLCILLTAAGIRTAYLFMICVFFYVGALIINLASRLHDNGHLWSLVLAACQVLPYLYFTYLFHALLVITIPMTSRKGMTANPDLLISLECALGTILGLVFVAPLLNLFRRPKSMMCGLALVMFIFCMISVSDVGFPYRAKTNVMRLHFLEVHRKFYEYDGSLSLEDSGYYFDLQDRRLESPLLDRINLTGFTRVDEACKIHMKCGMPCFNHRWCDTVEDAHWLKRDVPVDLPGTPVLDLLNKTLLGNESDPRVYYEFSVSGPPRMSLFILPLNGVKMLKWSFLQGMLDNPSVYKPPYHIFIGYGSDNSPIRFNFELTKDDGNYNEPVFELGLSGHYMSHLSKRDAATQKFIEDLPDFAHPMEWPTSYQRFVF, encoded by the exons ATGGAAAAACCCAATGAGGCTTTCGTGGAGGACAATGACTTGGAGCATGCAGAAACATTCCCAGGATTGGATGAGAAGAGCACCTTGGAACTCACAACTCAAGAAGAGGAATTCTTGAACAAAGCAAGTCCTGTGGAAGCCTTTAACGGACTCGAGAAAAGCACTTTGCAACTGGCCACCGAAAAGATTGATCCAGAAGATGGCAGCTACTCGGATTTGAGAGAGAAAAACAAGTCCCAGAAGAGGCTAGCCTGGTACTATGCCCCAGTGTACTTGCTTTTCTGGGTTGGACTCTTTTTCGCGGTGGTCCATCCACTTTTCAATCACCTGCCAACCGGAGTCAAGCTGGAGGAGGAGTCCGATCTGCCCAATACCTTCATTGCCCAGCGAGCAGAAAGCTTGCTCCTAAAATTGGATCTGATGGGACCAAAGATTGCCGGGGACTATGTGACTGAGGTTCTAATGGTGGAACTCCTGCTTGAGGAAATTGAAAAAGTCCGCCAATCGATGAGAAGTGATTTGTATGACTTGGAGGTGGACGTACAGCGATCCAGTGGGGCCTTTCTCCATTGGCAAATGATCAATATGTACCAGGGTATCCAAAACGTGGTGGTTAAGCTCAGTTGTAAGAGCTCGAATAGTTCATCCTACTTGCTGGTGAACAGTCACTACGATTCCAAGCCGAGCAGTGTGG GAACTGGTGATTCTGAGGTTATGATTGTGGCCATGCTGGAGACCTTGCGTTTGATGGCCATTTCCGAGGAGATTTTCCTCCATCCAATTGTATTCCTGTTCAACGGAGCCGAGGAACAACCCTTCCATGGATCGCATAGCTTCATATCCAATCATCGATGGGCGGCCAACTGCAA GGCTCTAATAAACCTGGACTCGGCCGGTGCTGGCGGACGTGAAATTCTGTTCCAGGGGGGTCCCAACCATCCTTGGCTAATGCGG CATTACAAAAAAAGCTCCAAGCATCCATTTGCCACAACAATGGCGGAGGAAATTTTCCAGGCGGATCTGATTCCTTCCGATACAGATTTTCGAATCTTTCGTGACTTTGGACCAGTGCCTG GTTTGGACTTAGCGGGTTGCTATAATGGTTTTGTGTATCACACCAAGTTCGATCGCTTCAAAGTGATATCTCGAGGATCACTTCAGAACACTGGCGATAATGTTTATGGTCTGGTCCGGAGCCTCTCCAACGCCGAGGAAATGTACGATACGGCG GCCCACTCAGAGGGTCATTCGGTGTTTTTTGATTATCTGGGACTGTTTTTCGTCTATTACACGGAATCTACGGGAATTGCtctaaatatttctttctCCTTGGGAGCCATTCTTCTCGTTTCTTTGTCTCTGTGGCGCATGTCAAAGGTCACAGATCGCCGGCTGGGTACTTATGCCAGATCCTTTGGCATGCAGTTCCTCCTGGCCATTTTGGGTGTGCTCCTGGCCCTGGCTTTTCCTCTTCTGATGAGCGTTTTCTACGATGCCGGCAATCGAACCATGACATACTTCAGTAATAGTTGGCTGGTAATTGGGCTTTTCGTTTGTCCTTCGTCGATTGGACTGGTTTTGCCCTCCACCCTCTACTTGACTCTGCGACCCAGT GAAAAAATACCTCATAGCTATCGGGTGCAGATCGTTGGTCATGCCCACTGTGTTCTGATGGCGGTGCTGTGCATTCTTCTGACTGCTGCTGGAATTCGCACTGCCTATCTGTTCATGATTTGTGTTTTCTTCTACGTTGGTGCTCTGATTATAAACTTGGCCAGTCGCCTGCACGATAATG GCCACCTTTGGAGTCTGGTGCTTGCGGCTTGTCAGGTACTGCCCTACCTCTACTTCACCTACTTGTTTCACGCTCTCCTGGTTATCACTATTCCCATGACAAGTCGCAAAGGCATGACCGCTAATCCCGACCTTCTGATATCGCTGGAGTGTGCTCTGGGCACTATACTGGGGTTAGTCTTTGTG gCCCCATTGCTGAACCTCTTCCGACGGCCCAAGAGTATGATGTGTGGTTTGGCCTTGGTCATGTTCATATTCTGTATGATTTCGGTGTCGGATGTGGGATTCCCCTACCGAGCAAAGACCAATGTAATGCGATTGCATTTCCTG GAAGTTCATCGGAAATTCTATGAATATGATGGAAGTCTTAGCTTGGAGGATAGCGGCTATTACTTTGATTTACAGGACCGACGCTTAGAGTCTCCACTGCTGGACAGGATTAATCTTACAGGATTCACACGCGTGGATGAGGCGTGTAAGATTCATATGAAGTGTGGCATGCCGTGCTTCAACCATCGCTGGTGTGATACTGTCGAAGATGCGCATTGGTTGAAGCGAGATGTGCCCGTTGATCTGCCAGGAACTCCAGTGCTCGATCTTTTAAACAAGACCCTCCTGGGCAACGAATCCGATCCCAGGGTTTACTACGAATTCTCTGTTTCTGGGCCACCAAGGATGAGTCTTTTCATACTGCCCCTGAATGGTGTAAAGATGCTGAAGTGGTCTTTTCTTCAGGGAATGCTGGACAACCCGTCAGTCTACAAGCCACCATATCACATTTTCATAGGCTATGGCAGTGACAATTCTCCCATTCGTTTTAACTTTGAGCTGACG aaaGACGATGGTAACTACAATGAGCCCGTATTTGAGTTGGGCCTTTCGGGGCACTATATGAGTCATCTGAGTAAACGCGATGCAGCTACCCAGAAGTTTATAGAGGATCTTCCAGACTTTGCCCATCCTATGGAGTGGCCAACTTCCTATCAACgatttgtattttaa